TAGTTTTGGTTGAAGGATTATTGGGCGAAACTGTGAGAAGGTTATGGTTTTGGTTGTTTTACTGTAATAATTATGTGTGGAAAGGGATGTGAAAATTGGCCTAGTGATATTGGAATAACTTCGAGAATGTGATGAGTGGTAGTGTGGAATTTTTGTCAGCGGCGTGGTTTGTACATGAAAGAACAAAAAATGAGGGTTGGAAATTGGGAGGTTGTTTGTACGTGAATTCTCTGTGAGTAGGTGGAAGAGTCCTCTAGTGAATAAGGGTTTGTCTCTATTTATGTTAGATGAAAATTAGGTTAAAGTGTTAGAAAaggaaaaaatcaattttaatgataattaatcaataataaatcaaattttaaaacctatttgatttggtttttaaattatgtttattTTGATTGATCCCCTAAAAACTATCCTAAAATAacatgtaaataaaatatttttgaatctttttttatttatgatttttttggtaattttttttgaataaaaatgggAAAAAGTAAAAAATACGATATTTAAAAAATGCCTAATTAAGAAATacgaaaaattaaatttaaataataaaaaaagcaatttttgtgattttgaaaataatttgaaacagaaataaagttagtaacaaataaaaggaaaaaaaaagtcaGTAAATGAgattcgaactcaggacctcTTGCTCTCGTACCTCTTacgctcaaatccttaccaactggtctatgttatttatttgaaataaaaagccaattgaaagtgtatgaggCATCGACcagcatttttctatttattaaaatataacaatttaatagtaaactattatattttaaaatagactttaaatcgaatatttataaaattcaggatgtcaatgtaaatgaacccgagattttataaaaatccaattttgaaaatagttttgaatttttttcttttttttgaaaacgtgggcaaattttggggtatgacaacacttcgtgtaattttatgagaattttatttcctgttttactatttttctttaattttttcttttgcgtaaattttaattagtttaaaaatactCTTATGCActaaaaaattctgaaaaattTATTACATGATCCATTGATGATCTCTGACCTATGTTAAGTGACAAATCAGTACCATTAGCGCCACTCCAGCTTTTTTAGAAAGAAGTTTGGAAAAAAAAGTCAACGGTGCAATTAGTTAACATAAATGACTCACATGTAACgaaaaaaaacataaaggactaagttgttacaattaaataatttagagGCCCCTGGAGGTAATTTAGCCAAAAAAATATTAGCGGAGAATATACATATGaatataacattttaaaaaaatcccGTAAACTAATAAACCAAACTAAATTGGTTAGTTTGATTCAGTTCTATTTATGAAAGATactaaaaaccaaaccaaaccaaaccatactAATAAGATTATCAATGATTCAGATTTTTTTGATCAAAAACCAGTTCAAACAATATCGATTACATCCTTAGATATTTATATACATAGAATTGAATCTCTAGTTGATTAAAGAAGTAGAGAAATTCTATATGCATCCATATACATACTCACAGACCCGCGGTGAAATCCCTAAAATACCCCTatatttcggatgtgcatattCGAAGTCAccgtattttttagaaaaaatgtgtcttcggatatgcacatccgaagacaccatttaaaaaaaaaaggtgtcttcgaatatgcacatccgaaatcaCTCCATTTTTTAGAAAAAGGTGTCTTCATATGTGCACATCCGAAATCACCATTTTTTTAGAAaagggtgtcttcggatatgcatatccgaaataatgtCTGAAAAAGAATACATTACAACAAAGCAACAAAGCATCGATTTATGATAAATAATCGAAATTACATAGAtagttcaacaaaaatttaaagttacatattgttaaacacaggTAGTTACATATTATTCGCATCCTAATCGATTGGACCCTTCGAAGAATATCGTTGAAAAGTTATCCACATGACCTTTAAATCGCCGTCGTTCTTGAGCTCAAATGGGGTGAACTTGGCGTTTCCTTCGGCGTCAAGTGAAGGTGAACGGTACTGAagtttgaccatcttctgattttctgGATATTGCAAGAGAGAGTTCAAGTGAAGGTGAATGGTActgaagcctatacttgttggtcttttACGTCGAATCAATTATAAGGACGGTTGGAAATGTGATGAACAagttgatactttcgggatgagtccaaaatatgtcaCGAACAGTAACATTGTTCTTGCAAGCTCTGTACGTTGAAACGTATTGGTTATCacccaaaagtttcaaaagttgttgcatttttgACCTCGGACCTATTTTCGCAATTTAAGTTTGTAACATTcattgtatacttgcttgatatttgaaacactatcTGGTCTttttcgcttcaaatcggcaagtatgtttcttGGCGCAACTTTGATTATCGATAATTCTGAAATAGCATCCTTCTCTTTGAGATTTATCCGACACACAATTGGATGCCCCTATAGCTTGGTTTCCAATGCGTGATTATGAAGTCCGCAAATAGCGCTAAAATCAAACCATCAATCCAACAAGATACgtgcaacttaaacggacacgcacactttctcgatcccgtgtcatcATGTTTTAACTTCCAATTTGTTGGAACATATTTCCCACCCCTCTTGCATTTCATCACAACAAATGCTTGCCTTCTACTAGTGCCATGGTCGGACCTTGCTATcacagtgtaacaccccaaatctaccccgcattcaataggaaaatcagagtgcaacacatttgaggcgtcacatattcaactTAAACAAATCACAAATAATGCTCATGaaacatggatacataacacttatatcagaGGAAACTCATACATCAATAGTCATTCAATCTCATCAACTTTAAACAACTTCATAATATCGCAGCGAAATTCAATATCAACATAATTCAAATTATAACATCAAAGCTAACATGGCACAACATATCCAACATGTCTCAACAAGgcataaaaataaaatccaacaagAGATAATCAACATAACGTAAGACACAAACAAGTATCACaaacatccccccgagtgctacgtatcagagcatcgacacaccaactcgagctataaggtaaacGACTACTccatacctgcacgttaccaacagagaGTAATATTCAAACAGAAGGAGTGAGATATCactcattataaagaaacgtttGATAACATTCAAAGCATGGtaaagatcatacatatatcaccacttTTCATCACATCACATCTTACACAACTTGCCTCACGAACAACAATGATATTATCTCATTTACAATAACATATCCAATAGCAGATCTCCATCATCAACATATCACAACATTCACGTCATAATCACAAACATTCAAAATGcgactcaatatgcgactcaatTTATGCAACTCAACTTATGCAACtcaacttatgcaaatgcatgcggtACTGTTGGAGTAAAACTTCCGTCTCAAACAAtttccattgggccgtctcaaacatttgccattaaggtcgtctcaaacatttgccattaagatcgtctcaaacaatgcaatggatgcgacttaattgatgcacatccacaaacacaacttaaacaacataagcaACATAAACAACATGAGCAACATGTCATACATCGTCTAAAACAACACCAACTCagtgccaaggttctatggcaataaccataTCATTACCATCATAGTAATTCACCACATCTCAATCACGTCGTTAAGGCATTACAAACATACATCACATACTACTTCACAAAACATCATTAAATCAACAACATACAATTCAAGAAAGGTTCAAAAAGATATCCAAAGGTTTTTAAGTCATATCCATTAGAAAAACATCAAGTAGAGCTTAATGGAggtccaaacggcacttaaaaaggagttacgaatcaaaagatacatcattgcaaagtttgaacaagttttgtACAGCAGGGTCGGTCCGTTTAGCGATCCTCAAACGCGCTTATGGAAGTTCAAATTTCAATAACCCAGCTTCAAGCGTGCTTCTACAAATTGAAACAGAAGCGAACCAAAATatgagctccgcttagcggaccagctTCGCTTAGAGAGctctttaatttttcaaaaataagcagcatccgcttagcggcctcgagCTAATTTTTACCAATGTAGTAATAAAAGTGGGGATTCCCCaaatatcgatctcgaggactgctgtGGCAATATAAGTTAAAACCAGagttcaattgaacaaaagagcATAGGGTAATGGTTGGGGTGATTGATTTAAAATGACAATAATCAAAATAAGCAATATGTAAAATTTGACTTTGTAAAAGGTAAGAGAAAACATTCTAGGGTAGATGTGTGAACCGCATTGTAATTCATGTAACCGCTATTTCATGAAAGATTCGTTAATATGATCAAGTATCGATTCTCAAGAATTATTTTCTCTAATTCCTCAGCGGAAAATCTTTTGATACTCAAGATAggttttaattccttaacaacttAAGTTGGTATCAAGAACCTTATACATATAATCAAGAATAGACGATCACTGCCGTTAAACCcctattcctaagcgatttaccgaTAGTGTTATTATTCAAAAAGCGTTAAGGTGGTTTGTCTGACCTAACCTTAaccatattgtcataccccaaaatttgccctattgCTATTACTGGGACGTAGTACAAATTCTACATGGGTTGTATATCAAACTAGTGGGCTTGACATCTTGATTGGCAAGTCCATTTCAAAAGAGTAACtattctctaaattgtccaattcaaAAGATAGGGGTATACATTAAGTAAAAGTTTGTATTTAATTaggcttattattcataaaatatgaggcccaatttcaggattcaaaattatttttaaacttgggtTTATAAACTTCCTTGGTTTATGTACAATATTTTGGATTCTGtaattatttgtttctatcaaaagTATAATAGTGTActcttaaactatttatattttaataaatagaaaatatttatatatgcttcatacactttcaattggctttttattacaaataaataatatagcacaattggtaaggaagcaagACTTGTAAATAAGAAGTCGCGGGTTCGAATCCCATAAGTgacattttcacactttttctcctatttttaccAATTTTCAAAAATGGGCTGTTGGGCTTTTGGATATgggttatttatttttttggatttttaacctAAATTTCTCATTATAAATAGGACCTTTGACAATCCTATTTGGGGGACCttttttttcccactttcacgtaCATTTTTCTAAAACGCattttttcaacttttttctACGTTTGTTTTTACgagggtttgtcttagggttGTCTTGAACAACCCTAACCCGCCGTTGTCGATTAACTGACAACGACCGACAAACCCTTTCCTTTTTTTAAACGCAAATCCTTCAACTCAAACTCAAACCTTTTAGTCGATGATAACCTATGAGGCCTCCCTTtcttaaaacctttttttaaaacttttggccaatgatgatacctgaggtctcccctttttttaaaaaatttatttaaacttttaaaaaaccttttttggCCAATGATATACATTGAGGcccttttatcttttatttttactatCCACGGTTTTTTACcttggtcattgttgtctcgatctgacaatgatcCCATCAAAACCTTTGGGTTTTacccttttggccaatgattaaacCTTTTGGTATGAGGCCACCCTTTTATTAAAAAgggtatttttattttcaatacctTTTTACAAACTTTTGAGTTTCCtcattttggccaatgatttaacaTGAGGCctccattttaaaaaatattgttttggcCGATGATGATACTCTGaggttattttttttattcttgctATATTTTGTTCTTATTCTTTCTATATTTTGTTTagccatggtcattgttgtctcgatctgacaatgaccttATCAAAACCTTTGGGGTTTTACCCTTTTGGCTAAAGGCTTTTTAAATCTATTAGTCAACATAGAAAAACctttttttataaaacctaaagactaaatgggtccccttgagtacaagggaggcaaagagTGCCTAATACCTTCTCTTTGCCTAATTAATCTACTTACCCAAAACTCTTATTTCGtaagggtttctcacttgcccaaATAAAGTGGGTGGAGACTTTCGTTTGAACGTAAATTTttaagcaggttgctacacatatatcaaaaaatctattttccaatAGAAAGAAGCATTAGACACTTTGAAAATAAACTTGACTCATAAAAACTTCAATCTCATAAAGCAACGATAATTCGATTCATTACATAAAAGCGATTCAGGGACATCCCCCTAACATAAAGAAGTTTAGTTACTTATAGTGtttaagaaaactacaaagataggtgtaaacattacaagaaattatggATTTGTGTGATCTCCAATTATtattgctcttgaagatcttcttcccaAAACCCTTGCTAGCTGTCCTTCCTTGTGTAATTTTCTATTcccaatgatccaagatgccaaATCCTTATCAGAACTAGGTTTTAGTAGTATCAGGTCACAACACTGACGTGCGAAAGGTCCAAAGTACCCTTAATGAGCGCAAGCCTCTCAAAAGATCAAAAATATTGTTTCGTCTCACGCCTGCCAACACAGGCCGGGTCAGGGGACAcaggcacccgtgttggccctctgcCTTGGCCATCCAACATTTTTTCCCAGGCCTGCAGATACGGGTCGTGTCATGCGACACAGACACCCGTGTCAGCCCGCTGACTTCCTTCAATTGCCCTTTTTTATCCTTCCAtcctaacacgggccgtgtcaggtgacacgggcaCCCATGTCAACCTTTTGTTAGTGAAATTTCTTCACTTCTGACTTTGGCGGACTTTCCTTCGGCTCAGCATTACTCTCTTGGACTTGATCGCATCTGCCTGAAAAATTAACACTACCAAACCAAGCATCAAAGCACCCTAAATGACATGAATTATCAACATTAATGCAAAGCACACAACTCAACAAAACACTTAAACTAAAATACTAAATCAATAAAAGATGGAACATTGTGTTACCGAAATGATACATTTTTTGCCAAATGATCGATAAAAACATAGTATAAATGGTGTCCGATCACCTACAGAGGATCCTAACGAACACCTGACGAAATTCGTTCAGTTTGCTGATACAATGATAACACATGGTGTAAGTAACGATGCAATAAGactacgccttttccctttctcacTAAGAGATAGAGCTTGGGCTTGGTTACAATCCTTGCCATTAAACTTCGTCACGACGTGGGAAAAGTTGAAGACCGTGTTCTTAGTGTGATATTTTCCTCTAAGAAAGACAACCGCGTTACAAGCCCAAATCAACGAATTCAGACAAAAAGATACTGAATCACTTTACGACCCATCAGAGCAATAAAAGGGCATGATGCGGATGTGTCAATATCACGGACTAGAAGACTGGCTATTTATTCACACATTTTACAATGGACTCTTGTACAATACAAGATTGTTAATAGATGCCGCTGTTGGTGGCACACTTATGGATAAGCCATATGACGAAGCCTATCAACTCATCGAAAACATGGCTCAGAACCATTATCAATGGGGAAGCAAACGAACACCTGTGGAGAAGTCTCAAATCAAAAGCGGAATGTACGAAATTAGTAGCCTAGATAAAATTAATGCCAAGGTAGatgcttttacccaaaagatagATAACTTTACCTTACCTCCTGCAGCCACCGTGACTGATGTAACTCCAAACTGCGAATTATGCGGAGTTCCTGGACACACTGCCCTCGAATGTCAAATCCTGGCAGGAGTATCAAGGTAACCTATACTCCAATACCTATAATCCTGGCTGGAAGAACCATCCTAATTTCTCGTACAAGAATAACAAATGCTTTATTTGCACCTGGCCAAACACCTGATGTTCTGCTAGGATATCAAAAACCCGTTGCAAACATTCCTAACATTCCTAGAAAGTCTAACCTCAAAACAAGGATTTCCTTAACCAAAATGTTCATACTAGTGAACAATTGAAGCAATTGGAAAATAAGGTAGACGCCCTAGCGACTCACAACAAAATattagagactcaaatctccTAAGTGGCACAACAACAAGCAAGTACTGCTGCACTTGTCGGTACTATTCCTAGACAGCCACAACCAAATCCTAAAGGACACGCTAATGCTATTACACTACTAAGTGGACTTGCATTAGATGGACCAGTCGATCCAAGACTCCAAAACCCGACCATGTACCAAAAACTTGGTAAAGAGATTGAAAAGCCGAAGAATCAACTTGAGAATGAAAAGGAAGACAAGAAAAAATGAGAACAAAAGTGAAGAGGCATCAGATAAAGAAAAACCATATGTGCCTCCAGCTCCATATAAACCACCAATCCCATATCCTCAAAGACTCGTTAAGACTAAAAACGAAGGACAATTCAAGAAATtcgtagaacttctgaaacaactaAATGTTACTATACCTTTCACAGAAGCTATTACTCAAATGCCCTCATATGCCAAATTCCTTAAAGAAATCCTATCCAATAAGAAAAAGATTGTAGAAAACAAAATTGTTACGTTAACCGCTGAGTGTAGTGCCATGATTCAAAATAAGATGTCTCctaaactgaaagaccctggtagtttctctataccatgTGTGATTGGAAAATTTGTCATAGATAAAGACCTATGTGATCTAGGATCAAGTGTtagtttaatgcctttatccatttgCGAAAAGCTCAAATTAGGTGAATTAAGACCAACCAAGATGTCTTTACAACTAGTTGACCGATCAGTTAAGTTTCCTGTGGTATGCTTGAAAATGTTCCCGTCCGTATAGGACAATTCTATATTCCTATCGACTTCATAATAATGGACATAAATGAAGATTCCAATATCCCTATTATATTAGATAGACCATTCCTAGCCATCGCTGGAGCCATTATAGACGTGAAGAAAGGGAAACTAACTTTAGAGGTTGGTGAAGAAAAAGTAGAGTTTATTCTCTCCAAATTCTTCAAAGCTGCTGCTATAGACGATTCGTGTTATTTCTTAGATGTTATAGATGAATGTGTTAAGAAAAATGGAGAAACAACAAGACATCTATTCAGAAGTGTTAAAAATCCCTAAACCACCTATTTTCGAAGACGATAACTAGCGTGAGGAATACCAAGACGATAACATAAGTGAATGCCTAGAGCTGACTCTTAATCCTATTCCATGCCCCAAGAAACCTATTGtagaacttaaaacactacccAAAGATCTAAGGTACGAATTCCTAGATGAAGAACTCGAACGACCTGTCATAGTTAAGGCTGATTTAGGACAAATAGAAattgaaaaattacttaatgtcctaagaaaatatccAACCGCTTTAGGCTATAACATCTCGaatttgaaaggaataagtccctcTATCTATATGCAACGCAT
This genomic stretch from Vicia villosa cultivar HV-30 ecotype Madison, WI unplaced genomic scaffold, Vvil1.0 ctg.000278F_1_1, whole genome shotgun sequence harbors:
- the LOC131626242 gene encoding uncharacterized protein LOC131626242; translation: MKRKTRKNENKSEEASDKEKPYVPPAPYKPPIPYPQRLVKTKNEGQFKKFVELLKQLNVTIPFTEAITQMPSYAKFLKEILSNKKKIVENKIVTLTAECSAMIQNKMSPKLKDPGSFSIPCVIGKFVIDKDLCDLGSSVSLMPLSICEKLKLGELRPTKMSLQLVDRSVKFPVVCLKMFPSV